The following proteins are encoded in a genomic region of Thioclava nitratireducens:
- the sufB gene encoding Fe-S cluster assembly protein SufB, giving the protein MAGVDQVEVREGVDRETVETVQNMGTYKYGWNTDIEMEYAPKGVNTDIVRLISDKNKEPEWMTEWRLQAFSRWEDMPKPNWALLKVPEIDFQDQYYYARPKSMVEKPKSLDEVDPKLLATYEKLGIPLKEQMILAGVEGAEDINLEDRQIAVDAVFDSVSVGTTFKDKLAEAGVIFCSISEAIQEHPELVKKYLGSVVPQGDNFYAALNSAVFSDGSFVYVPPGVRCPMELSTYFRINAENTGQFERTLIIADKGSYVSYLEGCTAPKRDTAQLHAAVVEIIVEEDAEVKYSTVQNWFPGDEDGKGGIYNFVTKRADCRGDRAKVMWTQVETGSAITWKYPSCILRGNESQGEFYSIAIANNWQQADTGTKMIHLGKDTRSRIVSKGISAGQAQNTYRGLVSMHPKATDSRNYTQCDSLLIGDKCGAHTVPYIEVKNNSSRVEHEATTSKVDDDQLFYCRARGMDEEEAVALVVNGFCREVLQALPMEFAMEAQSLVAISLEGSVG; this is encoded by the coding sequence ATGGCGGGCGTTGATCAGGTGGAAGTACGTGAAGGCGTCGATCGCGAGACGGTCGAGACCGTCCAGAATATGGGCACCTACAAATACGGCTGGAACACCGATATCGAGATGGAATACGCGCCGAAAGGGGTGAACACGGATATCGTCCGCCTGATCTCGGACAAGAACAAAGAACCCGAGTGGATGACCGAATGGCGTCTGCAGGCTTTCTCGCGCTGGGAAGATATGCCCAAGCCGAACTGGGCGCTGCTGAAGGTTCCGGAAATCGACTTCCAGGACCAGTATTACTACGCGCGCCCGAAAAGCATGGTCGAGAAGCCCAAGTCGCTCGACGAGGTCGACCCCAAGCTGCTCGCCACCTATGAGAAGCTCGGCATTCCGCTGAAGGAACAGATGATCCTCGCGGGCGTCGAAGGGGCGGAGGACATCAACCTCGAAGATCGCCAGATCGCGGTCGATGCGGTGTTCGACAGCGTCTCCGTTGGCACGACCTTCAAGGACAAGCTGGCCGAAGCGGGCGTGATCTTCTGCTCGATCTCGGAAGCGATCCAGGAACACCCGGAGCTGGTGAAGAAATATCTCGGCTCTGTCGTGCCGCAGGGTGACAACTTCTACGCAGCGCTGAACTCCGCCGTGTTCTCGGACGGCTCCTTCGTCTACGTGCCGCCGGGCGTGCGCTGCCCGATGGAACTGTCGACCTATTTCCGCATCAACGCGGAGAATACAGGGCAGTTCGAGCGCACCCTGATCATCGCAGACAAGGGCTCCTACGTGTCCTATCTCGAAGGCTGCACCGCGCCCAAGCGCGACACCGCGCAGCTGCACGCGGCCGTGGTCGAGATCATCGTCGAGGAAGACGCCGAGGTGAAATATTCCACGGTGCAGAACTGGTTCCCGGGCGATGAAGACGGCAAGGGCGGCATCTACAACTTCGTCACCAAGCGCGCCGATTGCCGCGGCGACCGCGCCAAGGTGATGTGGACGCAGGTCGAGACCGGCTCCGCGATCACATGGAAATACCCGTCCTGCATTCTGCGCGGCAACGAAAGCCAGGGCGAGTTCTACTCTATCGCCATCGCGAATAACTGGCAGCAGGCCGATACCGGCACCAAGATGATCCATCTCGGCAAGGACACCCGCTCGCGGATCGTGTCCAAGGGCATCTCGGCCGGTCAGGCGCAGAACACCTATCGCGGTCTCGTCTCGATGCACCCGAAAGCGACCGACTCGCGCAACTACACGCAATGTGACTCGCTGCTGATCGGCGATAAATGCGGCGCGCACACGGTTCCCTATATCGAGGTGAAGAACAACTCGAGCCGGGTCGAGCACGAGGCCACCACCTCGAAGGTCGACGACGATCAGCTGTTCTACTGCCGCGCCCGCGGGATGGACGAGGAAGAGGCCGTGGCGCTCGTCGTCAACGGGTTCTGCCGCGAAGTCCTTCAGGCGCTGCCGATGGAATTCGCGATGGAAGCTCAAAGCCTTGTGGCGATCTCGCTGGAGGGGAGCGTCGGGTGA
- a CDS encoding cysteine desulfurase family protein, with translation MARSYLDWNATTPLRPEARAAMIEAMDVVGNPSSVHSEGRAAKALMERARNQVAAALGAEGQDVIFTSGATEAAALALAGREVHCAGVEHDAVRSWCVEDLPVDRKGRITVTDPANSALQLANSETGVVQEMPEGLYLSDLTQGFGKIPFAFNWLGTTCGIVSAHKLGGPKGVGALIVKRGTDIAAQLKGGGQEMGRRAGTENLIGIAGFGAAAEAASRDLEGGIWREIEKLRNILENAIADRASETIFVGNESRRLSNTSCFITPGWKGETQVMQMDLGGFAVSAGSACSSGKVKSSAALVAMGFSETEAGSALRVSLGPQSREEDVMRFAEHWLKCEAKHRARRG, from the coding sequence ATGGCGCGCAGCTATCTCGACTGGAACGCGACAACGCCGCTGAGGCCCGAGGCCCGTGCGGCGATGATCGAGGCGATGGACGTGGTCGGCAACCCATCCTCCGTGCATTCCGAGGGGCGTGCCGCGAAGGCACTGATGGAGCGGGCGCGCAATCAGGTGGCGGCCGCCTTGGGCGCAGAGGGACAGGACGTGATCTTCACCTCCGGCGCCACGGAAGCCGCCGCCTTGGCGCTGGCCGGGCGCGAAGTCCATTGTGCGGGCGTCGAACATGACGCGGTGCGCAGCTGGTGCGTGGAGGATCTGCCTGTGGACCGGAAAGGGCGGATCACCGTCACCGATCCCGCAAATTCGGCGCTGCAGCTGGCCAATTCCGAGACCGGCGTGGTGCAGGAGATGCCCGAAGGCCTGTATCTGAGCGATCTCACCCAAGGGTTTGGCAAGATCCCGTTTGCGTTCAACTGGCTCGGCACCACCTGCGGCATCGTTTCGGCGCATAAGCTGGGCGGGCCGAAAGGCGTCGGCGCGCTGATCGTGAAGCGCGGCACGGATATCGCGGCGCAGCTCAAGGGCGGCGGTCAGGAGATGGGACGCCGTGCCGGCACCGAGAATCTGATCGGTATCGCGGGCTTCGGTGCGGCAGCCGAGGCCGCCTCGCGTGATCTTGAGGGCGGAATCTGGCGCGAGATCGAAAAACTTAGAAACATTCTAGAAAACGCCATTGCGGATCGGGCAAGCGAGACTATTTTTGTCGGGAATGAATCGCGCAGGCTTTCGAACACGTCCTGCTTCATCACGCCCGGCTGGAAGGGCGAGACGCAGGTGATGCAGATGGACCTGGGCGGGTTCGCGGTCTCCGCAGGCTCCGCGTGTTCAAGCGGAAAGGTCAAAAGCTCCGCCGCGCTGGTCGCGATGGGCTTTTCGGAAACCGAGGCGGGATCGGCATTGCGGGTCTCGCTGGGGCCGCAGAGCCGCGAAGAAGATGTCATGCGTTTCGCCGAACACTGGCTGAAATGCGAAGCGAAACACCGCGCACGGCGCGGGTAA
- a CDS encoding Rrf2 family transcriptional regulator: MKLSTKGRYAMVALVDLALAGEGSRTSLAALSERQDISLPYLEQLFVRLRRAGLVNSVRGPGGGYRLARTPAEIRISEIFEAVDETVSAMHVGAGASGAISGSRAQSMANRLWESLSAQVFVFLHQTTLEDVVKNQLKPCPAVPSLFSVVDE; the protein is encoded by the coding sequence ATGAAACTGTCGACGAAAGGCCGTTACGCGATGGTCGCGCTGGTCGATCTGGCGCTGGCGGGCGAAGGCAGCCGGACCTCGCTGGCGGCGCTGTCCGAGCGTCAGGATATCTCGCTGCCTTATCTGGAGCAGCTCTTCGTACGGCTGCGCCGTGCGGGGCTGGTGAATTCGGTCCGCGGCCCCGGCGGGGGCTACCGTCTTGCGCGCACGCCCGCGGAAATCCGCATCTCGGAGATCTTCGAGGCCGTGGACGAGACCGTCTCGGCGATGCATGTCGGCGCCGGTGCCTCGGGCGCGATTTCGGGCTCGCGGGCGCAGTCGATGGCGAACCGTCTTTGGGAGAGCCTCTCGGCGCAGGTCTTCGTCTTCCTGCATCAGACGACGCTCGAAGACGTGGTGAAGAACCAGCTCAAACCCTGTCCGGCGGTGCCGAGCCTGTTTTCGGTCGTCGACGAGTGA
- a CDS encoding alpha/beta hydrolase, translated as MPEVIFPGPEGRLEGRYHPQPAPDAPIAIILHPDPQFGGTMNNRVVYNLHYAFFKMGFTVLRFNFRGVGRSQGEYDQGVGELSDAASALDYLQAMNPNSKHCWVAGHSFGAWIGMQLLMRRPEITGFISVAPPGPSSPGPGNYDYSFLAPCPSSGLIINGTNDRIAQPKETEQLVSKLQEQKGITITHEVIEGADHFFKNEEAHMQPMIETVQTYVRRRLTEGTR; from the coding sequence ATGCCCGAAGTCATTTTTCCCGGTCCCGAAGGTCGCCTCGAGGGGCGCTACCACCCGCAGCCCGCACCCGACGCGCCGATCGCGATCATCCTGCATCCCGATCCGCAGTTCGGCGGCACGATGAACAACCGCGTCGTCTACAACCTGCACTACGCCTTTTTCAAAATGGGCTTCACGGTTCTGCGCTTCAACTTCCGGGGCGTGGGCCGCAGCCAAGGCGAATACGATCAAGGCGTGGGCGAATTGTCCGATGCCGCCTCGGCGCTGGACTACCTGCAGGCGATGAACCCGAACTCGAAGCATTGCTGGGTCGCGGGCCATTCCTTCGGCGCGTGGATCGGCATGCAGCTGCTGATGCGCCGCCCCGAGATCACCGGCTTCATCTCCGTTGCCCCGCCCGGCCCGTCTTCGCCCGGCCCCGGCAATTACGATTATTCCTTCCTTGCGCCCTGCCCGTCCTCGGGTCTGATCATCAACGGCACGAACGACCGGATCGCGCAGCCGAAAGAGACCGAGCAGCTGGTCTCCAAGCTGCAGGAGCAGAAGGGCATCACGATCACCCATGAGGTCATCGAGGGTGCGGACCACTTCTTCAAGAACGAAGAAGCCCATATGCAGCCGATGATCGAGACCGTTCAGACCTATGTGCGCCGCCGGCTGACGGAGGGCACGCGCTGA
- a CDS encoding HD domain-containing protein, with protein sequence MTRLDQQFTFLAEAEKLKSVTRATPIHDASRPENSGEHSWSLALYALTLAEQAPEGVSIDRVIRMLLLHDLVEIDVGDVPIHSQGGTAHGAEDIQKAEAAAAERIFGLLPEDQGAAMLALWQEFEANETPDAIFAKSLDRVQPVLLNHQSGGGSWIDYDVSFTQLEERIGTKIARGAPAVWDWVRDRVEGWFAARS encoded by the coding sequence ATGACCCGGCTCGATCAGCAATTCACCTTTCTCGCCGAAGCCGAGAAACTTAAATCGGTGACCCGCGCGACGCCGATCCACGACGCCTCGCGCCCTGAGAATTCCGGCGAGCATAGCTGGTCGCTCGCGCTTTATGCGCTGACACTGGCCGAGCAGGCGCCCGAAGGTGTTTCGATCGACCGGGTGATCCGCATGCTCCTGCTGCACGATCTGGTCGAGATCGACGTGGGCGACGTGCCGATCCACAGCCAAGGCGGCACGGCGCACGGCGCGGAAGACATCCAGAAGGCCGAAGCCGCCGCCGCCGAGCGCATCTTCGGACTGCTGCCAGAGGACCAGGGGGCAGCGATGCTGGCGCTGTGGCAGGAATTCGAGGCCAACGAGACCCCCGACGCGATCTTCGCGAAATCGCTCGACCGGGTGCAACCGGTCCTGCTGAACCACCAGTCAGGCGGCGGCTCGTGGATCGATTACGATGTCAGCTTCACCCAACTCGAAGAGCGCATCGGCACCAAGATCGCCCGTGGCGCGCCCGCGGTGTGGGACTGGGTGCGCGATCGGGTCGAAGGCTGGTTCGCGGCGCGCAGCTGA
- a CDS encoding NADP-dependent isocitrate dehydrogenase produces MSDKNTPDIIYTKVDEAPELASASLLPIVRKFAQAAGISVGTKDISLAGRILATFPEALTEEQRQSDDLAWLGDYVKTPQANVIKLPNISASVPQLVAAVRELQGQGYALPDYPEEPKTDEGKAVRAKYDSIKGSAVNPVLREGNSDRRAAAAVKKFAQNNPHRMGEWTADSKTRVASMSEGDFFSNEVSATLPKAATAKIVLEGADGETVLKDGVSYPEGTVVDATYMSADKLDAFLAEEIKKTKDEGVLFSLHMKATMMKVSDPIIFGHAVKEWLKPVFEKYGDKMKSLGVDPASGMGDLLERVKGEPEILAAIEEVRDQRPPMYMVNSDKGITNLHVPSDVIIDASMPALIRAGGKGWGPDNKEHDCVCVIPDSSYAPVYDATIEYFKANGKLNPATAGTVQNIGLMAQKAEEYGSHPTTFEIPNDGTVKMVLDDGTVLHSHDVKKGDIWRSASARKAPIEDWVNLAIDRQKATGYRAIFWLDETRAHDAELISYVKPILEAKGVADKFEIMAPREATIASLETITKGENTIAITGNVLRDYLTDLFPILELATSAKMLSIVKLMQGGGLFETGAGGSAPKHVQQLVEENHLRWDSLGEFCALGESFKFFADQTDNAKARVLGETVETATQGILDNDRSPSRKVGEPDNRASHYWFARYWAEALAAQGDDTELAAEFAPIAKALAEGEAKIVAELAEVQGKPADIGGYYHADPKKLAAVMRPSETLNAIIG; encoded by the coding sequence ATGAGCGACAAGAACACTCCTGACATCATTTACACCAAGGTCGACGAGGCCCCGGAACTGGCAAGCGCATCACTGCTGCCGATCGTGCGCAAATTCGCGCAAGCGGCCGGGATTTCGGTGGGCACCAAGGATATCTCGCTCGCGGGCCGCATCCTCGCCACCTTCCCCGAAGCGCTTACCGAAGAGCAGCGCCAGTCGGACGATCTGGCCTGGCTCGGCGATTACGTGAAAACGCCGCAGGCCAACGTCATCAAGCTGCCGAACATCTCGGCTTCGGTGCCGCAGCTGGTCGCTGCCGTCCGTGAATTGCAAGGCCAAGGCTACGCCCTGCCCGATTACCCGGAAGAGCCGAAGACCGATGAGGGAAAAGCCGTCCGCGCGAAATACGACTCGATCAAGGGCTCGGCCGTGAACCCGGTGCTGCGCGAGGGCAACTCGGATCGTCGCGCCGCCGCTGCCGTGAAGAAATTCGCGCAGAACAACCCGCACCGCATGGGCGAGTGGACCGCCGACAGCAAGACCCGCGTCGCCTCGATGTCAGAAGGCGATTTCTTCTCGAACGAAGTCTCGGCCACCCTGCCGAAGGCGGCCACCGCGAAAATCGTGCTGGAAGGCGCCGATGGCGAGACCGTTCTCAAGGACGGCGTGAGCTATCCCGAAGGCACCGTGGTCGACGCGACCTACATGTCGGCTGACAAGCTCGACGCCTTCCTTGCCGAGGAAATCAAGAAGACCAAGGACGAAGGCGTCCTGTTCTCGCTGCATATGAAGGCGACGATGATGAAGGTCTCCGACCCGATCATCTTCGGTCATGCGGTGAAGGAATGGCTCAAGCCGGTCTTCGAGAAATACGGTGACAAGATGAAGTCGCTCGGCGTCGATCCCGCCTCGGGCATGGGCGACCTGCTGGAGCGCGTGAAGGGCGAGCCGGAAATCCTGGCTGCGATCGAGGAAGTCCGCGACCAGCGTCCGCCGATGTATATGGTGAACTCGGACAAGGGCATCACCAACCTGCACGTGCCCTCCGATGTCATCATCGACGCCTCGATGCCCGCGCTGATCCGCGCCGGCGGCAAAGGCTGGGGCCCGGACAACAAGGAACACGACTGCGTCTGCGTGATCCCGGATAGCTCCTACGCGCCGGTCTATGACGCGACGATCGAGTATTTCAAAGCCAACGGCAAACTGAACCCCGCCACCGCGGGCACCGTTCAGAACATCGGCCTGATGGCGCAGAAAGCCGAGGAATACGGCTCGCACCCGACCACCTTCGAGATCCCGAACGACGGCACCGTGAAGATGGTTCTGGACGACGGCACGGTCCTGCATTCGCATGACGTGAAGAAGGGCGACATCTGGCGTTCGGCCTCGGCCCGCAAGGCGCCGATCGAAGACTGGGTGAACCTCGCCATCGACCGTCAGAAGGCGACCGGCTACCGCGCGATCTTCTGGCTCGACGAGACCCGCGCTCACGATGCGGAGCTGATCTCCTACGTGAAGCCGATCCTGGAAGCCAAGGGCGTGGCCGACAAGTTCGAGATCATGGCCCCGCGTGAGGCGACCATCGCCTCGCTCGAGACCATCACCAAGGGCGAGAACACTATCGCGATCACCGGCAACGTGCTGCGCGACTACCTGACGGACCTGTTCCCGATCCTGGAGCTGGCCACCTCGGCCAAGATGCTCTCGATCGTGAAGCTGATGCAGGGCGGCGGTCTGTTCGAGACCGGCGCTGGCGGCTCGGCCCCCAAGCACGTTCAGCAGCTGGTGGAGGAAAATCACCTGCGTTGGGACAGCCTCGGCGAATTCTGCGCCCTCGGCGAGAGCTTCAAGTTCTTCGCGGACCAGACCGACAACGCGAAAGCGCGCGTGCTGGGCGAGACGGTCGAGACCGCGACGCAGGGCATTCTCGACAACGACCGGTCGCCCTCGCGCAAGGTCGGCGAGCCCGACAACCGCGCCAGCCACTACTGGTTCGCCCGCTACTGGGCCGAGGCTCTCGCCGCGCAAGGCGACGATACCGAACTGGCCGCCGAATTCGCCCCGATCGCCAAGGCGCTGGCCGAAGGCGAGGCGAAGATCGTGGCCGAACTGGCAGAGGTTCAGGGCAAGCCCGCCGATATCGGCGGCTACTACCACGCCGATCCGAAAAAGCTCGCCGCGGTGATGCGCCCGAGCGAGACGCTCAACGCCATCATCGGCTGA
- a CDS encoding NADP-dependent isocitrate dehydrogenase, translated as MTKIKVENPVVELDGDEMTRIIWDFIKQKLILPYLDIDLKYYDLGIESRDATDDQITVDAAEAIKQYGVGVKCATITPDEARMEEFNLKRMYRSPNGTIRNILGGVIFREPIICKNVPRLVPGWTKPIVVGRHAYGDQYKATDFRFPGKGTITLKFVGDDGEVIEKEVFQAPDAGVVMGMYNLDKSIIDFARASLNYGLMKGWPVYLSTKNTILKAYDGRFKDLFQQVFEEEFAEKFKEAGIWYEHRLIDDMVASSLKWSGGYVWACKNYDGDVQSDTVAQGFGSLGLMTSILMTPDGKTVEAEAAHGTVTRHYRQHQQGKETSTNSIASIFAWTGGLKHRAKLDGNAQLQTFAETLEKVCVQAVEDGHMTKDLALLVGPDQKWLTTMGFLEKIDEYLNKSLSL; from the coding sequence ATGACCAAGATCAAGGTAGAGAACCCCGTCGTCGAACTCGACGGCGACGAGATGACCCGCATCATCTGGGACTTCATCAAGCAGAAACTGATCCTGCCCTATCTCGATATCGACCTGAAATATTACGACCTCGGCATCGAGAGCCGCGACGCGACCGACGACCAGATCACCGTCGATGCGGCCGAGGCGATCAAGCAATACGGCGTCGGCGTCAAATGTGCGACGATCACCCCCGACGAGGCGCGCATGGAGGAATTCAACCTCAAGCGCATGTATCGCTCGCCCAACGGCACGATCCGAAACATCCTCGGCGGCGTCATCTTCCGCGAGCCGATCATCTGCAAGAACGTCCCGCGCCTCGTGCCCGGCTGGACCAAGCCGATCGTCGTGGGCCGTCACGCCTATGGCGACCAGTACAAGGCCACCGATTTCCGCTTCCCCGGCAAGGGCACGATCACGCTGAAATTCGTGGGCGACGATGGTGAAGTGATCGAGAAGGAAGTGTTCCAGGCGCCTGACGCAGGCGTCGTGATGGGCATGTACAACCTCGACAAGTCGATCATCGACTTCGCGCGCGCTTCGCTGAACTACGGCCTGATGAAGGGCTGGCCGGTCTATCTGTCGACCAAGAACACGATCCTCAAGGCCTATGACGGCCGCTTCAAGGATCTGTTCCAGCAGGTCTTCGAGGAAGAATTCGCCGAGAAGTTCAAGGAAGCCGGCATCTGGTACGAGCATCGCCTGATCGACGACATGGTGGCGAGCTCGCTGAAATGGTCGGGCGGCTATGTCTGGGCCTGCAAGAACTACGACGGCGACGTGCAGTCGGATACGGTCGCGCAGGGCTTCGGTTCGCTGGGTCTGATGACCTCGATCCTGATGACGCCCGATGGCAAGACGGTCGAAGCCGAGGCCGCCCACGGTACGGTCACGCGCCACTACCGCCAGCACCAGCAGGGCAAGGAGACCTCGACGAATTCCATCGCCTCGATCTTCGCCTGGACCGGTGGCCTGAAGCACCGCGCCAAGCTGGACGGCAACGCGCAGCTTCAGACCTTCGCGGAAACGCTCGAGAAGGTCTGCGTGCAGGCGGTCGAGGATGGCCACATGACCAAGGACCTCGCGCTGCTCGTGGGCCCCGATCAGAAGTGGCTGACCACGATGGGCTTCCTCGAGAAGATCGACGAATACCTGAACAAGTCGCTGTCGCTCTAA
- a CDS encoding YitT family protein, whose translation MSQTRIQDPHRHTLPEDTQGLLSGTLMMALAVALLHGAGLFTGQIAGLSLVLSYVTGWSFGAIFFTLNLPFYWLALRRMGKRFTVKTVIAVAILSVFTEILPLLLSFATLHPGAAAVLAGVVSGAGLLALFRHGASLGGVGIVALYLQDKTGFKAGRTQILFDCGVFLFALFVLPLDKVLWSLLGAMVLNVIILINHRRDRYIAT comes from the coding sequence ATGAGCCAGACCCGCATCCAAGACCCGCATCGCCATACTCTGCCCGAGGACACCCAAGGGCTTCTCTCCGGCACGCTGATGATGGCGCTCGCCGTAGCGCTGCTGCACGGCGCGGGCTTGTTTACCGGGCAGATCGCGGGGCTGTCGCTGGTGCTCTCCTACGTCACCGGATGGAGCTTCGGTGCGATCTTCTTCACGCTCAACCTGCCCTTCTATTGGCTTGCCTTGCGCCGGATGGGGAAGCGATTCACGGTGAAGACGGTGATCGCAGTGGCCATCCTGTCTGTCTTTACCGAGATCTTGCCGCTTCTTCTCAGCTTCGCCACCCTTCACCCCGGTGCGGCGGCTGTCTTGGCGGGGGTCGTCTCGGGCGCAGGGCTTCTGGCGCTTTTTCGCCACGGCGCGAGCCTTGGCGGCGTGGGGATCGTGGCGCTTTATCTGCAGGACAAGACCGGGTTCAAAGCGGGCCGCACGCAGATCCTGTTCGATTGCGGCGTGTTCCTGTTCGCGCTGTTCGTGCTACCGCTCGACAAGGTGCTGTGGTCGCTTCTGGGCGCGATGGTTTTGAACGTTATCATCCTGATCAACCACCGCCGCGACCGCTATATCGCCACCTGA
- a CDS encoding YitT family protein yields the protein MTTDAHITADQIAAKDATRPHYSKLEDLQGLVVAAAQAALGIHLLRAAGLVTGGTAGAALILSYITGVSFGVVFFVINIPFYAFAYYARGAGFALKSLVTVTLVSLMAEALKPVLHVADIHPAVAAVLFGISAGVGLLGLFRHKGSLGGVSIVAVILQDKFGFRAGWTQLIHDLCLFVIASFILAPPLVLYSLLGAIVLNFVIAMNHRRDWYIAE from the coding sequence ATGACCACTGACGCACATATCACCGCCGACCAGATCGCCGCCAAAGACGCGACCCGTCCGCATTACTCGAAGCTCGAGGATCTGCAGGGCCTTGTCGTGGCCGCCGCTCAAGCCGCGCTGGGAATTCACCTGCTGCGCGCCGCGGGCCTCGTGACCGGGGGCACCGCAGGCGCCGCGCTGATCCTGTCCTATATCACGGGAGTCAGTTTCGGGGTCGTGTTCTTCGTGATCAACATCCCCTTCTACGCCTTCGCCTATTACGCGCGCGGCGCAGGCTTTGCGCTGAAAAGCCTCGTGACCGTGACGCTCGTGTCGCTGATGGCCGAGGCGCTCAAGCCCGTTCTGCATGTCGCGGATATCCACCCTGCCGTGGCCGCCGTGCTGTTCGGGATCTCCGCAGGCGTCGGCCTTCTCGGCCTCTTCCGTCACAAGGGCTCGCTCGGTGGCGTCTCCATCGTCGCCGTGATCTTGCAGGACAAGTTCGGCTTTCGCGCCGGCTGGACGCAGCTGATCCACGACCTGTGCCTGTTCGTCATCGCGAGCTTCATCCTCGCACCGCCTTTGGTGCTCTACTCGCTTCTGGGTGCAATCGTGCTGAATTTCGTCATCGCGATGAACCACCGCCGGGACTGGTATATCGCCGAGTGA
- a CDS encoding DMT family transporter: MLKTYVILLIAVAFETFGSACLQASQQFTRLWPTVGVAVGFIGGLYFFTLVLKVLPLGITYALWSGIGMVLIAGVGWLMFNQRLDLPALIGIALILTGILVINLFSKSHFH, translated from the coding sequence ATGCTCAAGACCTATGTCATCCTGCTCATCGCGGTCGCTTTCGAGACCTTCGGCTCGGCCTGCCTGCAGGCCAGCCAGCAATTCACGCGGCTCTGGCCGACGGTGGGCGTGGCGGTGGGCTTCATCGGCGGGCTCTATTTCTTCACGCTGGTGCTGAAGGTGCTGCCGCTCGGGATCACCTATGCGCTGTGGTCCGGGATCGGAATGGTCCTGATCGCGGGCGTGGGCTGGCTGATGTTCAATCAGCGGCTGGATTTGCCCGCCCTGATCGGGATCGCGCTGATTCTGACAGGCATCCTCGTGATCAACCTGTTCTCGAAATCGCATTTCCACTGA